The genomic segment TATTCAACTATGGTTTAGAATTGAATTCAAATAATACAAAAAAAATCTACTTCGACCATTGCGCAACCACCCCGGTTCACCCGGAAGTGCTTGAGGCCATGATGCCCTGTTTCAGCGCCAATTTTGGAAATGCATCCAGCGTGCATTCATTTGGGCAGGAGGCAAAAGTCGCACTTGAAGAATCGCGGCGACAGATTGCTGCTGTGATTAGTGCGGAATCTTCGGAGATTGTTTTCACATCCGGTGGTACTGAAGCAGATAACCTGGCGGTTAAGGGAACGGCGAACTTTTTCAGTGGTCAAAAAAAACACATTGTGACTTCGGCAGTAGAACATCATGCTGTACTTTACACCTGCAAATACCTTGAAAAAAACGGCTTCGAAGTAACTTATGTTCCTGTAGATAAGTTTGGGTTGGTTTCGCCCGAAAAAGTAGCGCAGGAAATTCGGGAGGAGACCTGCCTGGTCAGCATCATGCACGCCAACAATGAAATCGGTACAATTAATCCCATTCGAGAGATAGCTGCGCTTACAAAAGATAGCGGCATCTTATTTCATACCGATGCCGTGCAGACGTTTGGCAAGATTCCCATTGACGTCAAAGAAATGAACATCGATATGCTGTCGATTTCGGGTCACAAAATTTATGGGCCGAAAGGAATCGGCG from the candidate division KSB1 bacterium genome contains:
- the nifS gene encoding cysteine desulfurase NifS, with translation MNSNNTKKIYFDHCATTPVHPEVLEAMMPCFSANFGNASSVHSFGQEAKVALEESRRQIAAVISAESSEIVFTSGGTEADNLAVKGTANFFSGQKKHIVTSAVEHHAVLYTCKYLEKNGFEVTYVPVDKFGLVSPEKVAQEIREETCLVSIMHANNEIGTINPIREIAALTKDSGILFHTDAVQTFGKIPIDVKEMNIDMLSISGHKIYGPKGIGALYIRRGIQIEKIMHGGKHERDRRAGTENIPGAVGLGKAAEICSRSMQEDREKLTELSDDLHLKISQTFLEVYLNGHETQRLPGILNFSFTGVESDSLLLSLDLKGIAVSNGSACSSGTIEPSHVLKALKLPKGLATSSIRFSLGRGNTSDEIDFTVEALQEIVSRLRGLKKGKKLIVA